The stretch of DNA ATTAGTTTATTATCAAAAAAGACTCAGCTAGATTCAAGTTTTAGAATCTTTCTGAGTCTATATTTTATTTGAAATATTAGTCCGCATAGTTAAGTCCTGAGAAAACCTCAGCTGCAGGAAGATTTAATTCTCTAATCGTATCAAAGCCATCTACTGCAACCCATCCCTCTTGTCCATCTGTTGTTTGAATCATACACCATTCATGGTTATCTGTGTAAGAAATAATAACCTCTTCATCTGGCAATAGTTTTAGCACTTTTGTTTCGTCTTCTGGAGATTTCTGAAGCTCTATTTCTTTAAGAACTGTAACCTTTGCATCCATTTCATAAAGAGTTTTTTTCTTATTTAGAAGATAGTGGTGCTTTGAAAGTCCATATTCATCTTCATAAAACCAAGTATGTAATATTTCCCCTCTAGTTTTGGTAATTACCTTTCCCATTCCCTCTATCTTCATATCTCCGACCATGCCCTCGCCGTACTGATGCATAGGTCCATAAAAACCTGATATATATCCTATATTTATAATTTTCTCTCCATTATAATAGTAGAATCTAGTCGCCTCGTCATTGCTTGGTCCATACTCGCTGATTGCAATCTCCTTGATACCATCTTTGTAATCTATGTCCACTATATTAAAGTCTGGCTCTATATTATTACCTCTTACATCTATCTTTG from Acetoanaerobium noterae encodes:
- a CDS encoding SH3 domain-containing protein encodes the protein MYKNLIAIIAVFFISLGVISCTPINKDDVSTKLRPDSQEEQEVHMDSQIVKYADLNEDKVDEKIILTLKSSETYKYSLEIGDAKIDVRGNNIEPDFNIVDIDYKDGIKEIAISEYGPSNDEATRFYYYNGEKIINIGYISGFYGPMHQYGEGMVGDMKIEGMGKVITKTRGEILHTWFYEDEYGLSKHHYLLNKKKTLYEMDAKVTVLKEIELQKSPEDETKVLKLLPDEEVIISYTDNHEWCMIQTTDGQEGWVAVDGFDTIRELNLPAAEVFSGLNYAD